From Streptomonospora salina, the proteins below share one genomic window:
- the ctaE gene encoding aa3-type cytochrome oxidase subunit III, whose amino-acid sequence MATATANQSTGPTPLHGAAKRPDLVSVGTIVWLANELMFFAALFAMYYTIRAVTVGNPDLGEWPTVELNVPYALTITVILVASSFTAQAGVWAAERGDVRKLRLWFGVSFLMGLVFVLGQAYEYYELIYHEGLTLQSGAYGSMFYLTTGFHGLHVIGGLIAFLIMLGRTYAAKRFTHQQATSAIVVSYYWHFVDVVWVALFATIYFLQ is encoded by the coding sequence GTGGCGACAGCAACCGCGAATCAATCAACAGGACCGACACCGTTGCACGGTGCGGCAAAGCGACCTGACCTGGTGAGCGTTGGCACCATCGTCTGGCTTGCCAACGAACTCATGTTCTTCGCTGCGCTGTTCGCGATGTACTACACCATCCGAGCGGTGACCGTCGGGAACCCCGACCTGGGCGAGTGGCCGACCGTCGAGCTGAACGTGCCCTACGCCCTGACGATCACCGTCATCCTGGTGGCCTCCAGCTTCACCGCCCAGGCAGGCGTCTGGGCCGCCGAGCGCGGTGATGTCCGGAAGCTCCGTCTGTGGTTCGGCGTCTCGTTCCTCATGGGCCTGGTCTTCGTACTCGGCCAGGCATACGAGTACTACGAGCTCATCTACCACGAGGGCCTGACTCTGCAGTCCGGCGCCTACGGCTCGATGTTCTACCTCACCACGGGGTTCCACGGTCTCCACGTCATCGGTGGTCTGATCGCGTTCCTGATCATGCTGGGACGCACGTACGCCGCGAAGCGCTTCACTCACCAGCAGGCGACCAGCGCGATCGTCGTGTCCTACTACTGGCACTTCGTCGACGTGGTCTGGGTCGCTTTGTTCGCAACCATCTACTTCCTCCAGTGA
- a CDS encoding Lrp/AsnC family transcriptional regulator, whose amino-acid sequence MVTAIVMIKAEVARIPEVAEEIAQIDGVSEVYSVTGGVDLIAMVRVRRHDALAEVIPGRVNKVPGVLSSDTHIAFHTYSNHDLEAAFSLGMDD is encoded by the coding sequence GTGGTCACCGCGATCGTCATGATCAAGGCCGAAGTCGCCCGCATCCCCGAGGTCGCCGAGGAGATCGCCCAGATCGACGGTGTCAGCGAGGTCTACTCCGTCACCGGCGGTGTCGACTTGATCGCGATGGTGCGGGTGCGCCGCCACGACGCCCTGGCCGAGGTCATCCCCGGCCGGGTCAACAAGGTTCCGGGCGTGCTGTCCTCCGACACCCACATCGCTTTCCACACCTACTCCAACCACGACCTGGAGGCGGCGTTCTCCCTGGGCATGGACGACTGA
- a CDS encoding DEDD exonuclease domain-containing protein, producing the protein MAEHSTPVQGTFDDLGTPLSECTFVIVDLETTGTRAASAGITEIGAVKVCGGEVVGEYSTLVNPGMAVPPFITLLTGITQAMVAPAPAIDAVLPGFLEFAGLNRGTILVAHNAPFDVGFLKAACAAHDYTWPAPQVVDTVALARKLVTRDEVPNHKLGTLAGFFGVADQPTHRALDDARATVGVLHGLLERLGGFGVDTAEELRRFRSAPTAAQRGKRRIADDVPEAPGVYVFTDAKGEALYVGKSTNLRRRVQSYFTGSEKRGRIREMAALVEGVTPVVCETGLEAEVRELRLIAERKPPYNRRSRNPERAPWLKLTRDAFPRLSIVRAVRGDGAAYLGPFRSAREAELAREALHEAFPLRQCTRRISPSRPTAACVLAELGRCGAPCDGSETAEDYAVHADAAHGAMTADPASVVERITGRIRELSEHLRYEEAAGHRDRLAAFLSAAARSQRLAALAAIPELVAAAPAAAPAGGARTGWDVHVVRHGRLVNSGRMAPGSDPAEFTAALTRTAESVFPGPGPAPCAGAWETERVLQWLESPGVRLAESAEGWTCPVNGAEKYRHLTDWDRDGLSALTHR; encoded by the coding sequence GTGGCCGAGCACAGCACGCCCGTTCAGGGCACCTTCGACGACCTGGGTACGCCCCTGTCGGAGTGCACGTTCGTGATCGTCGACCTGGAGACGACCGGTACCCGCGCCGCCTCCGCGGGCATCACCGAGATCGGCGCGGTCAAGGTGTGCGGCGGCGAAGTCGTCGGCGAGTACTCCACCCTGGTCAACCCCGGGATGGCCGTGCCACCGTTCATCACGCTGCTCACCGGCATCACCCAGGCGATGGTCGCCCCGGCGCCCGCGATCGACGCGGTACTGCCGGGCTTTTTGGAGTTCGCAGGGCTGAACCGCGGCACGATCCTCGTCGCCCACAACGCCCCCTTCGACGTCGGGTTCCTCAAAGCCGCCTGCGCGGCCCACGACTACACCTGGCCCGCTCCGCAGGTCGTCGACACCGTGGCGCTGGCCCGCAAGCTGGTCACCCGCGACGAGGTGCCCAACCACAAGCTCGGCACGCTCGCCGGCTTCTTCGGCGTGGCCGACCAGCCCACCCACCGCGCGCTCGACGACGCCCGCGCCACCGTCGGGGTACTGCACGGCCTGCTGGAACGCCTGGGCGGCTTCGGCGTCGACACCGCCGAAGAGCTGCGCCGGTTCCGCTCGGCGCCCACCGCCGCCCAGCGCGGCAAGCGGCGCATCGCCGACGACGTCCCCGAGGCTCCGGGCGTGTACGTGTTCACCGACGCCAAGGGCGAGGCCCTCTATGTCGGCAAGAGCACGAACCTGCGCCGGCGCGTGCAGTCCTACTTCACCGGTTCGGAAAAGCGCGGCCGCATCCGCGAGATGGCCGCCCTGGTCGAGGGCGTCACCCCCGTCGTCTGCGAAACCGGGCTGGAGGCCGAAGTCCGCGAACTGCGGCTGATCGCCGAGCGCAAACCCCCCTACAACCGGCGGTCGCGCAACCCCGAGCGCGCCCCCTGGCTCAAGCTCACCCGCGACGCGTTCCCGCGCCTGTCGATCGTGCGCGCGGTGCGCGGCGACGGCGCGGCCTACCTGGGGCCGTTCCGCTCCGCGCGCGAAGCCGAACTGGCCCGCGAGGCGCTGCACGAGGCGTTCCCGCTGCGCCAGTGCACGCGCCGCATCTCGCCGTCCAGGCCCACCGCCGCCTGCGTACTGGCCGAGCTGGGACGGTGCGGCGCCCCCTGCGACGGGTCGGAGACCGCCGAGGACTACGCCGTGCACGCCGACGCCGCCCACGGCGCGATGACCGCCGACCCCGCGTCCGTGGTCGAGCGCATCACCGGGCGCATCCGGGAACTGTCGGAGCACCTGCGCTACGAGGAGGCCGCCGGCCACCGCGACCGGCTGGCCGCCTTCCTCAGCGCGGCGGCCCGCAGCCAGCGCCTGGCCGCGCTGGCGGCCATCCCCGAACTGGTCGCCGCCGCCCCCGCGGCCGCCCCCGCCGGCGGCGCACGGACCGGCTGGGACGTGCATGTGGTGCGCCACGGACGGCTGGTCAACAGCGGCCGCATGGCGCCCGGCAGCGATCCCGCGGAGTTCACCGCGGCCCTGACCCGCACCGCCGAGTCGGTCTTCCCCGGTCCCGGGCCCGCTCCCTGCGCCGGCGCGTGGGAGACCGAGCGCGTGCTGCAATGGCTGGAGTCGCCCGGCGTCCGCCTGGCCGAATCCGCCGAAGGCTGGACATGCCCGGTCAACGGGGCCGAGAAATACCGGCACCTGACAGACTGGGACCGGGACGGCCTGTCGGCGCTCACGCACCGCTGA
- the trpD gene encoding anthranilate phosphoribosyltransferase, translating into MSTTEHTWPDLITALLAGRPLSAEDTGWAMNEIMSGSATDVQIAGFAVALRAKGAEVAEVTGLADGMVRHAVPISVPGRTVDIVGTGGDRAHTVNISTMAAIVAAAAGAKVVKHGNRAASSSCGTADVLERLGVVIDLAPEQTVRVAEDAGITFCFAPLFHPSLRHASKTRKELGVPTVFNFLGPLTNPARPAHGAVGVFDEAMCETIAGVFARRGTSAMVFRGDDGLDELTTTTTSRIWSVHGGAVSHERVDPADLGIAPADPDALRGGDVEYNARVVRDLLTGGPAADGAVRDAVLLNAAAAVATTMPGFGSTDATGILGSALEVVDEALTGGAAARVLDTWVETSQSCAKQG; encoded by the coding sequence GTGAGCACCACCGAACACACCTGGCCCGACCTGATCACCGCGTTGCTGGCGGGGCGCCCGCTCTCCGCCGAGGACACCGGCTGGGCCATGAACGAGATCATGTCCGGGTCCGCCACCGACGTGCAGATCGCCGGGTTCGCCGTCGCGCTGCGCGCCAAGGGCGCCGAGGTGGCCGAGGTCACCGGCCTGGCCGACGGCATGGTCCGCCACGCCGTACCGATCTCGGTGCCCGGCCGGACGGTCGACATCGTCGGTACCGGCGGCGACCGCGCCCACACCGTCAACATCTCCACCATGGCGGCGATCGTGGCCGCCGCTGCCGGGGCGAAGGTCGTCAAGCACGGCAACCGCGCCGCGTCGTCCTCCTGCGGCACCGCCGACGTGCTGGAGCGGCTGGGCGTGGTCATCGACCTGGCGCCCGAGCAGACGGTGCGGGTGGCCGAGGACGCCGGCATCACGTTCTGCTTCGCCCCGCTGTTCCACCCCTCGCTGCGCCACGCGTCCAAGACGCGCAAGGAACTGGGGGTGCCGACGGTGTTCAACTTCCTGGGCCCGCTGACCAACCCGGCGCGGCCCGCCCACGGAGCCGTGGGCGTCTTCGACGAGGCCATGTGCGAGACCATCGCCGGCGTGTTCGCCCGGCGGGGTACCTCGGCCATGGTCTTCCGCGGCGACGACGGGCTCGACGAGCTGACCACGACCACCACATCGCGGATCTGGTCGGTGCACGGCGGCGCGGTCTCCCACGAGCGCGTCGACCCGGCCGATCTGGGGATCGCGCCGGCGGACCCCGACGCGCTTCGCGGCGGCGACGTCGAATACAACGCCCGCGTGGTTCGCGACCTGCTCACCGGCGGCCCCGCAGCCGACGGCGCGGTGCGCGACGCCGTCCTGCTCAACGCGGCGGCCGCGGTGGCCACCACGATGCCCGGGTTCGGCTCGACGGACGCGACGGGGATCCTGGGCTCGGCTCTGGAGGTCGTCGACGAGGCCCTCACCGGCGGAGCAGCCGCCCGCGTGCTCGACACCTGGGTCGAGACCAGCCAGTCCTGCGCCAAACAGGGCTGA
- a CDS encoding cytochrome c oxidase subunit 4, which yields MKMQAYLFMGVSTFFGLVAGMYAYWSWVDHGEIEWTGTVALIVSIFFGWMVGFWLWQSARRSERYHGLAPEERLDGEIPENSGEYGFFSPHSWWPLFVALAVAFMAVGVAIGWWMVFIGGFAVVLTTIGWVFEYYRGEFSH from the coding sequence ATGAAGATGCAGGCCTACCTGTTTATGGGCGTCTCGACTTTCTTCGGGCTGGTCGCCGGGATGTACGCCTACTGGTCCTGGGTGGACCACGGCGAGATCGAGTGGACCGGAACGGTCGCGTTGATCGTGTCGATCTTCTTCGGCTGGATGGTCGGATTCTGGCTGTGGCAGTCGGCACGGCGAAGCGAGCGCTACCACGGTCTCGCCCCCGAGGAGCGCCTCGACGGCGAGATCCCCGAGAACTCCGGCGAGTACGGGTTCTTCAGCCCGCACAGCTGGTGGCCGCTGTTCGTCGCGCTGGCGGTGGCCTTCATGGCGGTCGGGGTCGCGATCGGCTGGTGGATGGTGTTCATCGGCGGGTTCGCCGTCGTCCTGACGACCATCGGCTGGGTGTTCGAGTACTACCGCGGCGAATTCAGCCACTAG
- the qcrC gene encoding cytochrome bc1 complex diheme cytochrome c subunit, with amino-acid sequence MKWITARRRHPLAGYAVVILALTLFGVGYAVIAPSAERAEAQTLAADAAAAEQESSAEDAAAGKEIFTKSCASCHGPDGTGGEGYTGPDITGEGGAAVDFQVSTGRMPSTDPDSQMPRKPAAFSQEEIDDLVAYYEAEIGDEGAPGVPGDIPQAAPERSDFEDHHAYEEALEEWETEYESYIEGAEDTEAGMKLYLANCAHCHSWSGGGGALTGGRWAPELHESSPRQLYEAMITGPGAMPVFNDTTITPDEKQDMIAYVKDLQSEPNAGGVFDLDRVGQVAEGFISWTVGISLIVACAIWITAKQRAHD; translated from the coding sequence GTGAAATGGATTACCGCGCGGCGACGGCATCCCCTTGCGGGATACGCCGTCGTCATACTCGCGCTCACTCTGTTCGGAGTGGGCTATGCCGTCATCGCGCCCAGCGCGGAGCGGGCCGAGGCGCAGACTCTGGCGGCTGACGCCGCCGCGGCCGAGCAGGAGTCCTCCGCCGAGGACGCGGCCGCCGGGAAGGAGATCTTCACCAAGAGCTGCGCCAGCTGCCACGGCCCGGACGGCACGGGCGGCGAGGGCTACACCGGTCCCGACATCACCGGTGAGGGCGGCGCGGCCGTCGACTTCCAGGTGAGCACCGGCCGCATGCCCTCGACGGACCCCGACAGCCAGATGCCGCGCAAGCCGGCGGCGTTCAGCCAGGAGGAGATCGACGACCTCGTCGCCTACTACGAGGCGGAGATCGGCGACGAGGGCGCTCCCGGCGTGCCCGGTGACATCCCCCAAGCCGCCCCCGAGCGCTCCGACTTCGAGGACCACCACGCCTACGAGGAGGCCCTCGAGGAGTGGGAGACCGAGTACGAGAGCTACATCGAGGGCGCCGAGGACACCGAAGCCGGGATGAAGCTCTACCTGGCCAACTGCGCGCACTGCCACAGCTGGTCGGGCGGCGGCGGCGCGCTGACGGGCGGCCGGTGGGCGCCCGAGCTGCACGAATCGTCGCCGCGGCAGCTCTACGAGGCCATGATCACCGGTCCGGGTGCCATGCCCGTGTTCAACGACACGACCATCACGCCGGACGAGAAGCAGGACATGATCGCCTACGTCAAGGACCTGCAGAGCGAGCCCAACGCCGGCGGCGTCTTCGACCTCGACCGGGTGGGCCAGGTCGCCGAGGGCTTCATCTCCTGGACCGTCGGTATCAGCCTGATCGTGGCGTGCGCGATCTGGATCACCGCGAAGCAGCGAGCCCATGACTGA
- a CDS encoding L,D-transpeptidase yields MKGRARLTAAGGAGLIGLVLVLATACTGQESGDAQSAGGDRDGGDTVEVRISPQDGAGQVAPNTPVTIEAPDAAVTDVRIEQSGGAADGSGQDADQDAASSGSGDGSEDGSAASEVTGTLSDDETTWVSDWNLTPGSDVTVTAAAERDDGEQTEVTSEFSTEPATEGKRLELQSNFPTSGQSVGVGMPVIVNFDLPVENKAQVENSMEVTSETPVDGAWNWFGDETAVFRPKEYWEPYQHVTVDLRLAGVEASDGVYGIENHRLDFDVAREQISTIADSEHTMTVERDGESIKTFPISNGRADVRKYTTTSGVHLTMDKHEDLVMDSSTMGIPVDSPEGYKLDVDYAVRFSNSGEFTHAAPWNGRLGQSNESHGCTNMSDADAKWFYDESLMGDPLVISGTDRQLEVDNGWGYWQRPWDEWMANSATGEADTTDGEGTPGGVHAEEA; encoded by the coding sequence GTGAAGGGCAGAGCACGCCTGACAGCAGCAGGGGGCGCGGGCCTGATCGGGCTGGTGCTCGTACTCGCGACGGCCTGCACCGGTCAGGAGAGCGGGGACGCGCAGTCCGCGGGCGGGGACCGGGACGGCGGTGACACCGTCGAGGTGCGGATCTCACCGCAGGACGGCGCCGGGCAGGTCGCCCCGAACACGCCCGTGACGATCGAGGCCCCCGACGCCGCCGTCACCGACGTGCGCATCGAGCAGTCGGGCGGCGCCGCCGACGGCTCCGGGCAGGACGCCGACCAGGACGCGGCCTCGTCCGGTTCCGGAGACGGTTCCGAAGACGGATCCGCGGCCTCCGAGGTCACCGGAACGCTCAGCGACGACGAGACGACCTGGGTCAGCGACTGGAACCTCACACCCGGTTCCGACGTGACCGTGACTGCCGCGGCCGAGCGCGACGACGGCGAGCAGACCGAGGTGACCAGCGAGTTCAGCACCGAACCCGCCACCGAAGGAAAACGCCTGGAACTGCAGTCCAACTTCCCCACCAGCGGCCAGAGCGTGGGCGTGGGCATGCCGGTGATCGTCAACTTCGACCTGCCCGTCGAGAACAAGGCGCAGGTGGAGAACTCCATGGAGGTCACCTCCGAAACCCCCGTCGACGGCGCCTGGAACTGGTTCGGTGACGAGACCGCCGTCTTCCGCCCGAAGGAGTACTGGGAGCCCTACCAGCACGTCACCGTCGACCTCCGACTGGCCGGGGTCGAGGCCTCCGACGGCGTCTACGGCATCGAGAACCACCGGCTCGACTTCGATGTCGCCCGCGAGCAGATCAGTACCATCGCGGACTCCGAGCACACGATGACCGTCGAGCGCGACGGCGAGTCCATCAAGACCTTCCCCATCAGCAACGGCCGTGCCGACGTCCGCAAGTACACCACCACCAGCGGCGTCCACCTCACGATGGACAAGCACGAGGACCTGGTCATGGACTCCTCGACCATGGGGATCCCCGTGGACAGCCCCGAGGGCTACAAGCTCGACGTCGACTACGCGGTCCGCTTCTCCAACAGCGGCGAGTTCACCCACGCCGCGCCGTGGAACGGGCGGCTCGGTCAGTCCAACGAGAGCCACGGCTGCACCAACATGAGCGATGCCGACGCCAAGTGGTTCTACGACGAGTCGCTGATGGGCGACCCGCTCGTCATCAGCGGAACCGACCGCCAGCTGGAGGTCGACAACGGCTGGGGCTATTGGCAGCGCCCGTGGGACGAGTGGATGGCCAACAGCGCCACCGGCGAGGCCGACACCACCGACGGCGAGGGGACCCCGGGCGGAGTCCACGCCGAGGAGGCCTGA
- a CDS encoding rhomboid family intramembrane serine protease codes for MAGIPLSDDYPVRRVPAVTYALIAANVVVYLLSPLSLLAVWYGTGQLPRACAIEHYLLRWAAVPTELLGGGQVGASGPCPDPGHTKVAWLSALTSMFLHGGAAHLIGNMVYLSVFGPVVEDRLGRMRYLVLYTASGLVATYAFALTQASAEMPLVGASGAISGVLGAYLLVQRRSRVVTLVLVVVPVRLPGWALVGTYFILQYFLYVSVSAYPGAEGGVAYAAHVYGFIAGVLGAVLMHRIRWRSGTRRVDVH; via the coding sequence ATGGCGGGTATCCCGCTGAGCGACGACTACCCGGTGCGGCGCGTGCCCGCGGTGACCTACGCGCTCATCGCCGCAAACGTGGTCGTCTATCTGCTCTCTCCGCTGTCGCTGCTGGCGGTCTGGTATGGAACCGGCCAGCTTCCGCGCGCGTGCGCGATCGAGCACTACCTGCTGCGCTGGGCGGCCGTTCCGACGGAACTGCTCGGCGGCGGGCAGGTCGGGGCCTCCGGCCCCTGCCCCGACCCCGGCCACACCAAGGTCGCCTGGCTGTCGGCGCTGACCTCCATGTTCCTGCACGGGGGCGCCGCCCATCTCATCGGCAACATGGTCTACCTGTCCGTATTCGGCCCGGTGGTCGAGGACCGGCTGGGACGCATGCGCTACCTGGTGCTGTACACGGCCAGCGGACTGGTGGCCACCTACGCTTTCGCGCTGACCCAGGCCTCGGCCGAGATGCCGCTGGTGGGCGCCTCGGGCGCGATCTCGGGCGTACTGGGCGCCTACCTGCTGGTGCAGCGCCGCAGCCGGGTCGTCACCCTGGTGCTGGTCGTCGTGCCGGTCCGCCTGCCGGGGTGGGCGCTCGTGGGCACGTACTTCATCCTCCAGTACTTTCTCTACGTCAGCGTGTCGGCCTATCCCGGCGCCGAGGGCGGCGTGGCCTACGCGGCCCACGTCTACGGCTTCATCGCCGGTGTGCTGGGAGCCGTGCTGATGCACCGCATACGCTGGCGCTCCGGAACGCGCCGCGTCGACGTCCACTGA
- the qcrB gene encoding cytochrome bc1 complex cytochrome b subunit, with amino-acid sequence MSRTTQAPKALRGAGNYIDDRFHLAKTGKKQLGKVFPNHWSFMLGEIALYSFIILLVTGVFLTLWFKPSMAEIVYDGSYERLQGVPMSEAYASTLYINFDVRGGMLIRQIHHWAALIFVASMLVHMLRVFFTGAFRKPREINWLIGVALFGLAMIEGLFGYSLPDDLPSGMGVRILQGVMMALPLVGTYVSMFLFGGEFPGEDIIPRLYMLHILLIPGILLALIGAHMLILWHQKHTQYPGKGRSEKQVVGSPMLPAFAVKAGGFFFFVFAVIAGLSAFVQVNPIHLFGPFTPTSITSGLQPDWYMGFMEGSLRIFPNWFDIDVAGYSLPTAVLIPGLVIPGLVFGAMALWPFIEQWLSGDKRHHNVADRPRNAPVRTGMGVVGITFYGLLWLAGANDVLSETFSVSLFATTWFFRIAIIAGPIIGFVVTKRVCLGLQRRDREQLEHGYESGTIQQLPSGEFIEVHRESSEETVHVLESKAPVSRIEVGDVDENGVEAPSARGLMGRLRLRLADWYTRDNVSFEGVDPHSGHHLHHGAHEGGDAHEESRDGAAT; translated from the coding sequence ATGAGTCGGACAACACAGGCGCCCAAGGCACTCCGCGGCGCCGGCAACTACATCGACGACCGGTTCCACCTCGCCAAGACCGGCAAGAAGCAACTGGGCAAGGTCTTTCCGAACCACTGGTCGTTCATGCTCGGCGAGATCGCCCTGTACTCGTTCATCATCCTGCTCGTCACCGGGGTCTTTCTGACCCTGTGGTTCAAGCCGAGCATGGCCGAGATCGTCTACGACGGCTCCTACGAGCGGCTCCAGGGCGTGCCCATGAGCGAGGCCTACGCCTCGACGCTCTACATCAACTTCGACGTGCGCGGCGGCATGCTGATCCGCCAGATCCACCACTGGGCCGCGCTGATCTTCGTCGCGTCGATGCTGGTGCACATGCTGCGGGTGTTCTTCACCGGCGCGTTCCGCAAGCCGCGTGAGATCAACTGGCTGATCGGCGTCGCGCTGTTCGGCCTGGCGATGATCGAGGGACTGTTCGGGTACTCGCTTCCCGACGACCTTCCGTCGGGCATGGGTGTGCGCATCCTGCAGGGCGTGATGATGGCGCTGCCGCTGGTGGGCACCTACGTGTCGATGTTCCTCTTCGGAGGCGAGTTCCCCGGCGAAGACATCATCCCGCGGCTGTACATGCTGCACATCCTGCTGATCCCGGGCATTCTGCTCGCGCTGATCGGCGCGCACATGCTGATCCTGTGGCACCAGAAGCACACCCAGTACCCGGGCAAGGGACGCTCGGAGAAACAAGTGGTGGGATCGCCGATGCTGCCGGCCTTCGCGGTCAAGGCAGGCGGGTTCTTCTTCTTCGTCTTCGCCGTCATCGCCGGCCTCAGCGCGTTCGTGCAGGTCAACCCGATCCACTTGTTCGGGCCGTTCACCCCGACCTCGATCACCTCCGGGCTGCAGCCCGACTGGTACATGGGCTTCATGGAGGGGTCGCTGCGGATCTTCCCGAACTGGTTCGACATCGACGTGGCGGGCTACTCGCTGCCCACCGCGGTGCTCATTCCGGGCCTGGTGATCCCGGGGCTGGTGTTCGGCGCGATGGCGCTGTGGCCGTTCATCGAGCAGTGGCTCAGCGGCGACAAGCGCCACCACAACGTCGCCGACCGGCCGCGCAACGCTCCGGTGCGCACCGGCATGGGTGTCGTCGGCATCACCTTCTACGGCCTGCTGTGGCTGGCGGGGGCCAACGACGTCCTTTCGGAGACCTTCTCCGTCAGCCTGTTCGCGACCACGTGGTTCTTCCGCATCGCGATCATCGCCGGGCCGATCATCGGCTTCGTCGTCACCAAGCGCGTGTGCCTGGGACTGCAGCGGCGCGACCGGGAGCAGTTGGAGCACGGCTACGAGAGCGGCACCATCCAGCAGCTGCCCAGCGGCGAGTTCATCGAGGTGCACCGGGAGTCCTCGGAGGAAACCGTGCACGTGCTGGAGAGCAAGGCGCCGGTCTCGCGGATCGAGGTCGGGGACGTGGACGAGAACGGTGTCGAGGCGCCGTCCGCGCGCGGGCTGATGGGTCGGCTGCGGCTTCGGCTGGCCGACTGGTACACCCGCGACAACGTCTCCTTCGAGGGCGTGGACCCGCATTCGGGGCACCATCTGCACCACGGCGCCCACGAGGGCGGCGACGCCCACGAGGAGTCCCGCGACGGGGCCGCCACCTAG
- the qcrA gene encoding cytochrome bc1 complex Rieske iron-sulfur subunit: MTENNRNHDTDPGAEGSDRVIGTPTSDSRVVSGSAEEQGDYEGAYSAAEAHPRPEEVQRKGERTAAVWFTLAFLGGVGFLVSYFLFPPDAEGDPAIADPLLGQWSNMLMGGTLTLSLFGIGAGMTVWARRIMPHYEVANDYDELPSSPEEKSSFRDFFMRGADESGFTRRPLMRRTLLLAMAPLGVAPIVLLRDAGPLPRETLKHTMWEQGMHMVVEGSDREGEDRWIHEDDIRTGGMISALPFVEPDPEHPHGLSLDAQAKTVILLIRLEESEFSDEMSREQRNWTHNGIVAYSKICTHVGCPAALYESGSHRILCPCHQSTFDAANGAKVVFGPANRALPMLPVTVDEEGYLVADGDFNEPVGPTFWDAQREN; this comes from the coding sequence ATGACTGAGAACAACCGCAACCACGACACCGACCCGGGCGCCGAAGGCTCCGATCGGGTCATCGGCACCCCTACCTCCGACAGCCGGGTCGTTTCCGGCTCCGCCGAGGAGCAGGGCGACTACGAGGGGGCGTACTCCGCCGCGGAGGCCCATCCCCGCCCGGAGGAGGTCCAGCGCAAGGGCGAGCGCACCGCAGCCGTGTGGTTCACCCTGGCGTTCCTCGGCGGTGTGGGTTTCCTGGTCTCGTACTTCCTGTTCCCGCCCGACGCCGAGGGCGACCCGGCCATCGCCGATCCGCTGCTGGGCCAGTGGTCCAACATGCTCATGGGCGGCACGCTCACGCTGTCGCTGTTCGGCATCGGCGCGGGGATGACGGTCTGGGCCCGCCGGATCATGCCGCATTACGAGGTCGCCAACGACTACGACGAACTGCCGTCCTCGCCTGAGGAGAAGAGCTCCTTCAGAGACTTCTTCATGCGCGGCGCCGACGAGAGCGGATTCACCCGGCGCCCGCTGATGCGGCGCACGCTGCTGCTGGCCATGGCGCCGCTGGGAGTGGCGCCCATCGTGCTGCTGCGCGACGCCGGCCCGCTGCCCCGCGAGACCCTCAAGCACACCATGTGGGAGCAGGGCATGCACATGGTGGTGGAGGGCAGCGACCGCGAGGGCGAGGACCGCTGGATCCACGAGGACGACATCCGCACCGGCGGCATGATCAGCGCGCTTCCCTTCGTCGAGCCCGACCCCGAGCATCCGCACGGGCTGAGCCTCGACGCGCAGGCCAAGACGGTGATTCTGCTGATCCGCCTGGAGGAGTCGGAGTTCAGCGACGAGATGTCGCGGGAGCAGCGCAACTGGACCCACAACGGGATCGTCGCCTACTCCAAGATCTGCACGCATGTCGGGTGCCCGGCAGCGCTCTACGAAAGCGGCTCCCACCGGATCCTGTGCCCGTGCCACCAGTCGACCTTCGACGCCGCCAACGGCGCCAAGGTCGTGTTCGGGCCGGCGAACCGGGCGCTGCCCATGCTGCCGGTGACAGTGGACGAAGAAGGCTACCTGGTTGCAGACGGCGACTTCAACGAACCCGTCGGGCCGACCTTCTGGGACGCGCAGAGGGAGAACTAG